Proteins from one Lonchura striata isolate bLonStr1 chromosome 28, bLonStr1.mat, whole genome shotgun sequence genomic window:
- the MIER2 gene encoding mesoderm induction early response protein 2 isoform X6 has product MPFEELLALYGYEASDPISEQDSESNDITPNLPDMTLDKEQIAKDLLSGEEEEETQSSADDLTPSVTSHDASDLFPNQPGSNNFLADEDKEPCSSPCASSMAEDSEVDSIPSNECKKEIMVGPQYQATVPILRLNRHRQKVLFLLAYENEDQLLWDPNILPEREVEEFLYRAVKRQWDELSSTSLPEGEVVKDNEQALYELVKCNFNAEEALRRLRFNVKVIRDELCAWSEEECRNFEHGFRVHGKNFHLIQANKVRTRSVGECVEYYYMWKKSERYDYFTQQTRLGRKKYVLHPGATCVEYSHTKISNINLPVKIPAAKHLRLTDCAFFSRRDFTDNDLDGVEVENTSRSRSSPPIPSAAGCLDAHFGQDQIAIESTEPLSVESTACSLGSISESGQGYECSTPSETNCSFDPSEETSSGAVPVPCPRHTATPSEPELFALPPVAPGLPEKQETLQNSAEAITMDFTLPADINEGLPLIAGPVDLDRDPEAVVAPAQVSLSVTDFGLIGIGDVNTFLTAHQACPAPVARSEPLSQ; this is encoded by the exons AATAGCGAAGGATTTGCTTTCaggggaagaagaggaggagacaCAATCTTCAGCTGATGATCTGACTCCATCCGTCACGTCCCACGATGCATCGGACTTATTCCCAAACCAGCCTGGCT CAAACAACTTCCTTGCTGATGAAGACAAAGAGCCATGTTCATCACCATGTGCTTCCTCCATGGCTGAGGACTCAGAGGTGGATTCCATCCCATCCAATGAGTGTAAGAAG GAGATCATGGTTGGACCTCAGTACCAGGCCACTGTTCCCATCCTCCGTTTAAACAGGCACAGGCAAAAAG tgctttttctGTTAGCCTATGAGAATGAAGATCAGCTGCTTTGGGACCCAAACATCCTCCCCGAGAGGGAGGTGGAAGAGTTCCTGTACCGCGCCGTGAAGCGGCAGTGGGACGAGCTGTCCAGCACCAGCCTGCCAGAGGGAGAGGTGGTCAAGGACAACGAGCAG GCTTTGTACGAGCTGGTGAAATGCAACTTCAATGCAGAAGAGGCACTGCGAAGGTTACGGTTCAACGTGAAGGTTATCAGAG ATGAGCTTTGTGCCTGGAGCGAGGAAGAATGTAGAAATTTTGAACATGGCTTTAGGGTCCATGGGAAAAACTTTCACCTTATCCAAGCAAACAAG GTCCGCACGCGGTCGGTGGGCGAGTGCGTGGAGTATTACTACATGTGGAAAAAATCCGAGCGTTACGACTACTTCACTCAGCAGACTCGTCTAGGAAGGAAGAAGTACGTCCTCCACCCTGGAGCCACGTGCGTGGAATATTCTCACACTAAAATTAGTAATATTAACCTCCCAGTGAAGATTCCTGCTGCAAAGCACCTCCGCTTAACAGACTGCGCTTTCTTCTCCAGAAG GGATTTCACTGACAATGACCTGGATGGGGTTGAGGTGGAAAACACGAGTCGTTCTCGGAGCTCCCCACCAATTCCCTCTGCAGCTGGCTGCCTGGATGCTCACTTTGGTCAAGATCAGATAGCAATTGAGAGCACAG AGCCCCTGAGCGTGGAGAGCACGGcctgcagcctgggcagcatCAGCGAGTCGGGGCAGGGCTACGAGTGCAGCACCCCCTCGGAGACCAACTGCTCCTTTGACCCCTCGGAGGAGACGTCCTCGGGCGCcgtccctgtgccctgcccacGCCACACTGCCACCCCCTCTGAGCCCGAGCTCTTTGCTTTGCCACCCGTGGCACCAGGACTGCCAGAGAAGCAGGAGACCTtgcagaactctgctgaggCAATAACCATGGACTTCACTCTCCCTGCAGACATTAACGAGGGGTTGCCTTTAATTGCTGGCCCTGTGGATTTGGACAGAGACCCTGAGGCAGTGGTGGCCCCTGCGCAAGTGTCCTTATCGGTCACAGATTTCGGTCTCATTGGCATCGGAGATGTAAATACCTTCCTGACTGCTCATCAGGCTTGCCCAGCACCTGTGGCTCGGTCAGAGCCTCTGTCACAGTGA
- the PLPP2 gene encoding phospholipid phosphatase 2 — translation MERRKVFVALDVLCLAVASLPFIILTLVNSPYKRGFYCNDDSIRYPYKADTITHGLMAGVTISCTVIIISSGEAYLVYTERLYSKSEFNNYLAALYKVVGTFLFGGAISQSLTDLAKYMIGRLRPNFLAVCNPDWSKVNCSIYVQLENVCQGESRNVTESRLSFYSGHSSFGMYCMMFLALYVQARLVGKWARLLRPTIQFFLIAFAIYVGYTRVSDYKHHWSDVLVGLLQGALIAVLTVHYVSDFFKHRPPRQCEEKDPERKPSLPLTLSEPEHNHYSYRGAP, via the exons ATGGAGCGCAGGAAGGTCTTCGTGGCGCTCGACGTGCTCTGCCTGGCGGTCG CGTCTCTGCCCTTCATCATCCTGACTCTGGTGAACTCCCCCTACAAGAGAGGCTTCTACTGCAACGATGACTCCATCCGCTACCCCTACAAGGCAGACACCATCACCCACGGCCTCATGGCCGGGGTCACCATCAGCTGCACTGTTATCATT ATCTCATCAGGAGAGGCGTACCTGGTCTACACTGAGCGTCTCTACTCCAAGTCAGAATTCAACAATTACCTGGCTGCCCTCTACAAGGTGGTTGGGACCTTTCTCTTTGGGGGGGCCATCAGCCAGTCTCTGACTGACCTGGCCAAATACATGATCGGCCGTCTCCGGCCCAACTTCCTGGCTGTCTGCAACCCTGACTGGTCCAAGGTGAACTGCTCCATCTATGTGCAGCTGGAGAATGTCTGCCAGGGAGAGAGCAGGAACGTCACCGAGTCCAG ACTGTCCTTCTACTCAGGACACTCTTCCTTCGGGATGTACTGCATGATGTTCCTGGCG CTGTACGTGCAGGCCCGCCTGGTGGGGAAGTGGGCGCGGTTGCTGCGTCCCACCATCCAGTTCTTCCTCATCGCCTTCGCCATCTACGTGGGCTACACCAGGGTGTCCGACTACAAGCACCACTGGAGCGACGTGCtggtggggctgctgcagggggcCCTCATTGCCGTCCTCACT GTCCACTACGTGTCTGACTTCTTCAAGCACCGTCCCCCGCGGCAGTGTGAGGAGAAGGACCCGGAGCGCAAGCCCAGCCTGCCCCTCACGCTGAGCGAGCCCGAGCACAATCACTACAGCTACCGGGGTGCCCCGTGA